One window of the Anomalospiza imberbis isolate Cuckoo-Finch-1a 21T00152 chromosome 12, ASM3175350v1, whole genome shotgun sequence genome contains the following:
- the CIDEC gene encoding lipid transferase CIDEC — protein sequence MDYAKSLSQRLAAPVSKCVSASASMTQQLLAGPAPAPRPYRVCNCDRSLRKGVMAPSLAELLRQAQSALALPAPIALVLDEDGTAVETESFFRTLEEGTALMALSKGQTWTAPKTRGYQVSLSRKPPRRIDVACVTFDLYKTHPKDLGCLNVKATLYGTYSMSYDLRCHGARRLVKEALRWALLTMQATGHVLLGTSCYMQQLLDATEEEQKEEEKSPLPLQNLLPCSLPALPYKKMSQ from the exons ATGGATTACGCCAAATCCCTGAGCCAGCGCCTGGCTGCCCCCGTGTCCAA ATGTGTCTCGGCCAGTGCCTCCATgacccagcagctgctggcggGCCCAGCCCCTGCGCCCCGGCCCTACCGCGTGTGCAACTGTGACCGCAGCCTGCGCAAGGGCGTCATGGCCCCGAGCCTCGCCGAGCTGCTGCGCCAG GCTCAGAGCGCCCTGGCCTTGCCCGCGCCCATCGCGCTGGTGCTGGACGAGGACGGCACGGCGGTGGAGACAGAGTCCTTCTTCCGCACCCTGGAGGAGGGCACGGCCCTGATGgccctgagcaaggggcagACCTGGACTGCCCCCAAG ACACGTGGCTACCAGGTGAGCCTGTCCCGCAAGCCCCCGCGCAGGATCGACGTTGCCTGCGTCACCTTCGACCTGTACAAGACCCACCCGAAGGACCTGGGCTGCCTCAACGTCAAAGCCACCCTGTATGGCACCTACAGCATGTCCTACGACCTGCGCTGCCacggggcccggcgcctggtGAA ggaagccCTGCGCTGGGCGCTGCTCACCATGCAGGCCACGGGCCACGTCCTGCTGGGCACCTCGTGCTAcatgcagcagctcctggatgCCACCgaggaggagcagaaggaagaggagaagagccCGCTGCCCCTTCAGaacctcctgccctgcagcctcccCGCCCTGCCCTACAAGAAGATGTCGCAGTGA